Proteins from a genomic interval of Thermodesulfobacteriota bacterium:
- a CDS encoding transposase, with the protein MARIARVVIPGIPHNITQRGNRRMQTFFCDDDYQGYMSMMS; encoded by the coding sequence ATGGCAAGGATAGCAAGAGTCGTCATACCGGGAATACCTCACAACATCACCCAGCGGGGTAATCGCCGGATGCAGACTTTTTTCTGCGACGATGATTATCAAGGATATATGTCCATGATGTCT